The Arvicola amphibius chromosome 11, mArvAmp1.2, whole genome shotgun sequence genome has a segment encoding these proteins:
- the Sucnr1 gene encoding succinate receptor 1 isoform X2: MLGNITVVFGYLFCLKNWNSSNVYLFNLSISDFAFLCTLPMLIRSYANENWIYGDVLCIGNRYVLHANLYTSILFLTFISIDRYLLMKHPFREHILQKKEFAVLISLAVWVLVTLEVLPIFPFINTEGTDKDTSCRDYASSGTPKYSLIYSLCLTLLGFLIPLAVMCFFYYKMVVFLKRRSQQQVTAVPLDKPLRLVVLAVTIFSVLFTPYHIMRNVRIASRMDSWPQGCSKEVINSLYIVTRPLAFLNSAINPIFYFLMGDHFREMLINKLRQYFKSFTSFRS, translated from the coding sequence ATGCTCGGGAACATCACAGTGGTGTTTGGCTACCTCTTCTGCCTGAAGAACTGGAATAGCAGCAACGTGTATCTCTTTAACCTTTCTATCTCCGATTTTGCTTTCCTGTGCACGCTTCCCATGCTGATACGGAGCTACGCCAATGAGAACTGGATCTATGGAGATGTTCTCTGCATAGGCAACCGCTATGTGCTTCATGCCAACCTGTACACCAGCATCCTCTTCCTCACTTTTATCAGCATCGATAGATACCTGCTCATGAAGCACCCTTTCCGAGAACACATTCTGCAAAAGAAGGAGTTTGCCGTTTTAATCTCTTTAGCTGTCTGGGTCCTGGTGACCTTAGAAGTCCTACCCATATTCCCTTTCATCAACACAGAAGGGACGGACAAGGACACCAGCTGCAGAGACTATGCAAGCTCTGGAACTCCTAAGTACAGTCTCATTTACAGCCTGTGCCTGACATTGTTGGGATTCCTCATTCCTCTCGCTGTGATGTGCTTCTTCTATTACAAGATGGTAGTCTTCCTAAAAAGGAGGAGCCAGCAGCAGGTGACTGCCGTGCCCCTGGACAAGCCTCTGCGCCTGGTGGTCCTGGCGGTGACCATCTTCTCTGTGCTCTTCACACCCTACCATATCATGCGCAATGTGAGGATAGCCTCGCGCATGGATAGCTGGCCACAGGGATGCTCGAAGGAAGTCATCAACTCCTTATACATTGTGACCCGGCCTCTGGCTTTTCTGAACAGCGCCATCAACCCCATCTTCTACTTTCTCATGGGAGACCACTTCAGAGAGATGCTGATTAATAAGCTGAGGCAGTACTTCAAGTCTTTTACGTCCTTCAGGTCGTGA
- the Sucnr1 gene encoding succinate receptor 1 isoform X1, producing the protein MSQNASCQNWLAAESILKKYYLSTFYGIEFVVGMLGNITVVFGYLFCLKNWNSSNVYLFNLSISDFAFLCTLPMLIRSYANENWIYGDVLCIGNRYVLHANLYTSILFLTFISIDRYLLMKHPFREHILQKKEFAVLISLAVWVLVTLEVLPIFPFINTEGTDKDTSCRDYASSGTPKYSLIYSLCLTLLGFLIPLAVMCFFYYKMVVFLKRRSQQQVTAVPLDKPLRLVVLAVTIFSVLFTPYHIMRNVRIASRMDSWPQGCSKEVINSLYIVTRPLAFLNSAINPIFYFLMGDHFREMLINKLRQYFKSFTSFRS; encoded by the exons ATG TCACAGAACGCATCTTGTCAGAACTGGCTGGCTGCAGAGAGCATCTTGAAAAAGTACTATCTGTCCACATTTTATGGGATTGAGTTCGTTGTCGGGATGCTCGGGAACATCACAGTGGTGTTTGGCTACCTCTTCTGCCTGAAGAACTGGAATAGCAGCAACGTGTATCTCTTTAACCTTTCTATCTCCGATTTTGCTTTCCTGTGCACGCTTCCCATGCTGATACGGAGCTACGCCAATGAGAACTGGATCTATGGAGATGTTCTCTGCATAGGCAACCGCTATGTGCTTCATGCCAACCTGTACACCAGCATCCTCTTCCTCACTTTTATCAGCATCGATAGATACCTGCTCATGAAGCACCCTTTCCGAGAACACATTCTGCAAAAGAAGGAGTTTGCCGTTTTAATCTCTTTAGCTGTCTGGGTCCTGGTGACCTTAGAAGTCCTACCCATATTCCCTTTCATCAACACAGAAGGGACGGACAAGGACACCAGCTGCAGAGACTATGCAAGCTCTGGAACTCCTAAGTACAGTCTCATTTACAGCCTGTGCCTGACATTGTTGGGATTCCTCATTCCTCTCGCTGTGATGTGCTTCTTCTATTACAAGATGGTAGTCTTCCTAAAAAGGAGGAGCCAGCAGCAGGTGACTGCCGTGCCCCTGGACAAGCCTCTGCGCCTGGTGGTCCTGGCGGTGACCATCTTCTCTGTGCTCTTCACACCCTACCATATCATGCGCAATGTGAGGATAGCCTCGCGCATGGATAGCTGGCCACAGGGATGCTCGAAGGAAGTCATCAACTCCTTATACATTGTGACCCGGCCTCTGGCTTTTCTGAACAGCGCCATCAACCCCATCTTCTACTTTCTCATGGGAGACCACTTCAGAGAGATGCTGATTAATAAGCTGAGGCAGTACTTCAAGTCTTTTACGTCCTTCAGGTCGTGA